Within the Oncorhynchus kisutch isolate 150728-3 linkage group LG13, Okis_V2, whole genome shotgun sequence genome, the region ttatttatatattatttaaaGTGTCACTGTAAGAAATCATTTAACAAATCATTATCATAGCTACAAAAACAACATCTTAGAAAGAAAATATTGCAAACATGTACAAACTAGAAAATGTACAAAACAATTTacacaatagaaaataaaaatcCCCACTTATTTCAATTGGCTATGTCTTTTTCCTGCGTCATTAGGCTATACAATAGATATACAACATGATACAAAACATTTATGTACAAGACTGAGGTTGTGCAGTGAGAAAGACATCAATGAGATAGCATCTTCTCCACAGAGTCCAAAGGAAATGTAGAAGAATATGGGGGAAATTAAAGGCAATAAGTTAATAAGATGGTTTTAGTGCAGGCAGGTCCTCAGAATTTGCAGCAGAAGCCACAGCCCTTGTTGTGACAGCAGTTGCAGCACCAACGGCACAGGGAGAGGTGGCTCTGACGCTTGAACCTGAAGTGCTCCTGTATCCCGGCCAAGAAAAGACAATGAAAAAGGTGAGAACAAGCTCATGGTAAGTACTTTTGTCCAAGTCTCCACTTCACAAGCACATTGCACACTGCTCGCCCTGAAGCCCTTGCTAATGGCTCACAATCAAATGGTTAACAACTAGCGCTCGTGGGCTAATTCAATTCCAAGGGTGAAACGCAACCACTTAGATGTTAATTTGCCAAAGGTAATTACTTAATTCATTCACTCAATTGAACGTACCGGCAGATGCATGGACTCGCTGCCAGGCTGTTGATGTTCCCCAACTGGACTGTCAATGCTTCCAACCTCCTCCGTTCGCACCTGCAAAGACATTATGTACAAATGAGTAATGACCAACTTCTAAAATCGATACACACATGTTTGTAGTGGGTTAGTGTTGGAGAATTAGCCATACCTCGGAGAAAGGAACAGCGGTGCTTTCAAGGATGAACATACATGCGAGGACGACCACCACTGCAAATGCAACACTGAAGGCCTTCATTCTCGGTTTTGTTAGGAAGCTTATAGCCTATTTAAAAGTGACCCTGTTGAAAACAGTTGGAATTGAAGTGACAGTTTATGATGAAGATCAGAGCTCTTCAATTTTCCCAAAAAGCAGCGCTCTCCAATGCACACTTTTCAATGCACTAAGACGAGTCCAAAGTTGATTGATTGTCCTTTTGATGTCAGCGGATGAGGGACTTCTCTGTCATGTGGTGAGACTGCGGTGCACTGGTATTTATACACACTTTGGCCACTATTGTGCAATCATGCCCCCACCCCCCATTTGGACAATGGAGCGCATTCCCGTCACATATTACCTAATCCACTTTCCCGTTTTCAAAAATGGGaaattgtataattttttttgtcTTTCCTTTAGGGTGGATAAATGAAAATTGATGATAATTTATTTCCTCTGTCGAAATCTGAAAGAATTGTGGAAATTACCCAACAGCAGTAGTCATGGACGAACAGTTACTGGAAGTGCATGGCTGGCTGCACAGCCCTTTTGTCTGACCTGGGAAATCCCTCCACATGAGGGAGTGAGCCATTACAGTATCTATTCCTCTGTCTAAAGGACTTCATTATAACCCTTCCAATGGAATAATTAGCCCTCTTTTGACATGTAATTATCAACGCTTTCATTTGACGTATAATGTGGTGTAATGTGAGGAACCTGCAGTCTAACAGAATAAACTTCATTTGGAAGAAAAGGAGCAGTAAAAGAGTAGAAAGGAAAAGAGAGGTGCAAACTGAGCACTTCATTCAGGGTGTTGCAAGTGTTACTAGGAATAGAGGAATATGACAATAATATGTGACACGCATCATGTTGTGTTTATCAGACCTAATGAAATATACATTTCAATACAAGGTCAGGCAGGCTATATAATAGTGATTCACACTTGAATTGTTTCATAAAGGTATTTTGTAGTtggaaaaaaaagaagacacattTAATATCCTGCTATGCtgctacactgagtgtacaaaacattacgaacaccttcctaattCATCGGGGAATGGACTATACAATGTGGTCGAAAGCATTTCACAGGGAtcctggccaatgttgactccaatacttctcacagttgtgtcatgttggctggatgtcctttgggtgttgaaccattcttgatacacacgggaaactgttgagcatgaaaaacccagcagcgttgcagccCTTGAGAcaaaaccggtgtgcctggcacatactaccataccctgttcaaaggtacttttttgtcttgctcattccccctctgaatggcacatgtacacaatccatgtctcaattgttttaaggcttaaaaatccttctttaatctgtctcctccccttcatctacactgattgaagtggacttaacaagtgatgggaagagcaggtgttcttaatgttttgtacactcagtgtaaatcaTATTTCATGTACACAAAATCATACTGCAAATTGTAAGCCTGTGAATGCCTAATTTGCATCCTCAAAGAGTCTGTGATGAGTTGATAAGTGGTTAATAGCCTAATAATAATTAATTGGATGTTCACTCAAGGGCTCAACTTGTTGGATATTATATCATTATACTATTAGGTTTTAATCTATTCACTAAGTATTTTATTGGCTCTGCCCAACTTGTctctttaaagggatacttcaggagtTTTACAATGagaccctttatctacttccaaCTGCACGtggagacatacaaatggtattaATCCACAATTAATCTCACTCTGGGAAAGTAGATAAAGGTCCTTATTGCCAAAATCATCCCAAAGTATTAAGTGAAATAACATGTTGTGGAAACTCCTGCGTCAGTCTGTCTCGTATATAGAGAACTCTTTGCCATCACTTGTTGACTTTGGGTGACCGGAACATCAGTGTCAACAAATATAACCACGAATGACTCCTCAATGGAATCCACCCAGCAAGTTTAATTGGTTGAGTATTAGTGAGCGTGGGGGAGAGGTAGGAGGTTTTTGCCAGTGTCACCAGCCGCCAGCACTATCTTTGAGAATCTTCTGGTCAAACAGAGCTCGGCTCCAGTGGGgcggacacagagacacagtcacCTAGACAGGCGCCAGTCCACCACTCGCTCCTCCTGGGCCGGTGCATTGGCCCCGTTTCCCCCCTCTGTCATCCTAATTATCTctgcttcccccccccctccccactctcaCCACCTCATATGTACTTTATTTGTTCTGGCACTTGACCCAAAAGTTCAGAAAAATCATTTTTACTACTGAAATAGCCAACTCTGCAAAAACCCAATAGTCATATTTCTTCCGACCCCCCACCTTCTCCAGACCTGCCAGAAAGCCTGTCGTCTTGCACGGTTACTGTGGATAATTTGTTCATGTAGAACTGGGTCACTATCAGCTCATTAGGGGAAAACGTAAACAGTATGCTAATGAACTGTAGTAGAATTTAGTATTCAAAGACCCTGCCCTAAACCTGACTATAGCAACTCTGTCCAATTAGTCCTCCTTTTGCTGTGACATTATCTGCCTCACGGGGCAGTGTTGAGCCCTGACTGTTTTAGTAGGCTGTACTAGCAAGACAGACACAGTTAGTACAGGGGTCAGGA harbors:
- the LOC109902129 gene encoding hepcidin, with product MKAFSVAFAVVVVLACMFILESTAVPFSEVRTEEVGSIDSPVGEHQQPGSESMHLPEHFRFKRQSHLSLCRWCCNCCHNKGCGFCCKF